The Aggregatilinea lenta genome includes a region encoding these proteins:
- the phnC gene encoding phosphonate ABC transporter ATP-binding protein: MLKIEHLTKVYDNGVVALKDVSFEVPDGQFLVIIGLSGSGKSTLLRCINRLIEPTEGRIIWDGVDITEATDEELRQIRRRIGMIFQHFNLVKRSSVLTNVLSGRLGYTSPLWSIVNHFSREDRQKALEKLGRVGIADKASIRADQLSGGQQQRVGIARALMQEPELMLADEPVASLDPATSHSVMKYLERLNHEDGITIMCSLHFLSLARAYGDRIIALKDGRMEFDGDPDEIDDQRFRDIYGEDAVRVEIS; this comes from the coding sequence CGGGGTAGTTGCCCTCAAAGATGTGAGCTTTGAAGTGCCCGACGGCCAGTTTTTGGTGATCATCGGGCTCAGTGGGTCGGGTAAGTCCACGCTCCTGCGCTGCATCAATCGCCTGATCGAGCCGACCGAGGGCCGCATTATCTGGGACGGGGTTGATATTACGGAGGCGACCGACGAAGAACTGCGCCAGATCCGCCGGCGCATCGGCATGATTTTTCAGCATTTCAATCTGGTCAAGCGCTCGTCCGTGCTGACCAACGTGCTGTCCGGTCGGTTAGGCTATACCAGCCCGCTGTGGAGCATCGTGAATCACTTCTCGCGCGAAGATCGCCAGAAGGCGCTGGAAAAGCTGGGGCGCGTGGGTATCGCGGACAAGGCTTCGATCCGCGCCGACCAGCTCAGCGGCGGCCAGCAGCAGCGGGTGGGCATTGCGCGCGCGCTGATGCAGGAGCCGGAACTGATGCTGGCCGACGAGCCGGTCGCCAGCCTGGACCCGGCCACCTCGCATTCGGTGATGAAGTACCTGGAGCGCCTCAACCACGAGGACGGTATCACGATTATGTGCAGTCTGCACTTCCTCAGCCTGGCGCGCGCCTATGGTGACCGCATTATTGCCTTGAAAGATGGCCGGATGGAGTTCGACGGCGATCCGGATGAGATTGATGACCAGCGGTTCCGTGACATTTACGGCGAAGACGCTGTGCGCGTCGAGATTTCATAG
- a CDS encoding ABC transporter permease subunit produces MNNQTPRSSRSALRVLLIVLAVAVALVVYAYGWTTTDISLDEVQDPTRTTNVQRALRELFNPDLFDRDRESKSYFMDFFIGCPEEDQRSGRVDLEDDAYVVVSPVCADPDDVITVEGFNFPDNAIAGIRLNRATGQAQPFSIINAAGVNTQESVFDVDNTGYFKVNVKVPRARGLSGETHQVEFQTVSPSGLPHFSETARTVGDKMVETIFLALMATTLAVPISVVLSFLSARNLMREIGVPLGTVLVGFMLLPVGAVLGWVLLGRLGKLGVDWGEKPLAGILAAVIALAALVVAMRAINSIELPTGTPWPRRFRSLVMNVLLLTVGVFVLGALGGVLIWLGEQLDSGFAEYLGNFVGTLGQLIDLTIAGVGAIGGAALLGSVGSNWSADLLRHVQEPFSNILGAIFGMVSGALLMTVAAYIGGQAVLLSLLNALVAALLGGEVAVLAYQRLFQTHDGKRQAHHEDTRGDDASRTLLFVIGAVAAFLLTAWILDLLRAVVDGRPPSEREWEILGIGIRIYLGEAAIIGGILGLIAGALAGVNSTFPLGLAVYNTSRTILNALRSIEPLIMGIVFVIWVGVGPFAGVLALTLHSIASLGKLYSEQVESIESGPIEAVQATGANRLQTIVYGVVPQIIPPYIAFTMYRWDINVRMSTIIGFVGGGGIGFLLQQQINLLRYQQAGVAVLAIAIVVSVLDYSSAAIRERYV; encoded by the coding sequence GTGAATAACCAGACCCCCCGATCCTCTCGCTCGGCCCTGCGCGTCTTGCTCATCGTGCTGGCCGTGGCGGTCGCCCTGGTGGTGTACGCCTACGGCTGGACCACAACCGATATCAGCCTTGACGAAGTCCAGGATCCCACACGCACCACGAACGTGCAGCGCGCCCTGCGCGAGCTGTTCAACCCCGACCTGTTCGACCGTGACCGCGAGTCGAAGTCGTATTTTATGGACTTCTTCATCGGCTGCCCGGAAGAAGACCAGCGGAGTGGACGCGTTGACCTTGAAGACGACGCGTACGTTGTCGTGTCGCCCGTGTGCGCCGATCCCGACGACGTGATCACGGTGGAAGGCTTCAACTTCCCCGACAACGCCATCGCTGGCATCCGCCTCAACCGGGCGACCGGGCAGGCGCAGCCGTTCAGTATCATCAACGCGGCGGGCGTGAATACCCAGGAATCGGTGTTCGACGTCGACAACACCGGTTACTTTAAGGTGAACGTGAAAGTGCCCCGCGCGCGCGGCCTGTCGGGCGAAACGCATCAGGTCGAGTTCCAGACGGTGTCGCCGTCGGGCTTGCCACACTTCAGCGAGACGGCCCGTACCGTCGGCGACAAGATGGTCGAGACGATCTTCCTGGCGTTGATGGCGACGACGCTCGCCGTACCGATCTCGGTCGTGCTCAGCTTCCTGTCCGCGCGCAACCTCATGCGCGAGATCGGTGTGCCGCTCGGCACGGTGCTGGTTGGCTTTATGCTGCTGCCGGTCGGCGCTGTCTTGGGCTGGGTACTGCTGGGTCGATTAGGCAAACTGGGCGTTGACTGGGGCGAAAAACCCCTGGCCGGGATTCTGGCTGCCGTCATTGCGCTGGCGGCCCTGGTCGTGGCCATGCGCGCCATCAATAGCATTGAGCTTCCTACGGGCACGCCCTGGCCGCGCCGCTTCCGCTCGCTGGTGATGAACGTCCTGCTGCTGACGGTGGGCGTGTTTGTGCTGGGTGCGCTGGGCGGTGTGCTGATTTGGCTGGGCGAGCAGCTTGATTCGGGTTTCGCGGAATACCTGGGCAATTTCGTCGGGACGCTGGGCCAGCTCATCGATCTCACAATCGCCGGGGTCGGGGCCATCGGTGGGGCAGCGCTGCTCGGCTCGGTTGGCTCGAACTGGTCCGCCGACCTGCTGCGTCACGTGCAGGAGCCGTTCAGTAACATCTTGGGCGCGATCTTCGGCATGGTGTCCGGCGCGCTGCTGATGACGGTGGCAGCGTACATTGGCGGGCAGGCGGTGCTGCTCAGTCTGCTGAACGCGCTTGTCGCAGCGCTGCTAGGCGGCGAAGTTGCCGTGCTGGCGTACCAGCGCCTGTTCCAGACGCACGACGGTAAGCGGCAGGCCCACCACGAGGACACGCGCGGCGACGATGCATCGCGCACGCTGCTGTTCGTCATCGGCGCGGTGGCGGCGTTCCTGCTCACCGCGTGGATCCTTGACCTGCTGCGCGCCGTGGTGGACGGTCGTCCGCCGTCGGAGCGTGAATGGGAGATCCTGGGCATCGGCATCCGCATCTACCTGGGCGAAGCCGCGATCATCGGCGGAATCCTGGGGCTGATCGCGGGAGCGCTGGCCGGGGTGAACTCGACCTTCCCGCTGGGGCTTGCGGTATATAACACCTCGCGCACGATCCTCAACGCGCTGCGCTCCATCGAACCCCTGATCATGGGTATCGTGTTCGTGATCTGGGTCGGGGTAGGGCCGTTTGCGGGTGTGCTGGCGCTGACGCTGCACTCCATCGCGTCGTTAGGCAAGCTGTACTCCGAACAGGTGGAGAGCATCGAGTCCGGGCCGATCGAAGCGGTCCAGGCGACGGGCGCGAACCGCCTGCAAACCATCGTCTACGGCGTCGTGCCGCAGATCATCCCACCCTATATCGCGTTTACGATGTATCGCTGGGACATCAACGTGCGTATGTCCACCATCATCGGCTTCGTGGGCGGCGGCGGTATCGGCTTCCTGCTCCAGCAGCAGATCAATCTACTGCGCTACCAACAGGCGGGCGTCGCCGTGCTGGCGATCGCCATCGTCGTCTCCGTGCTCGATTACTCTAGCGCCGCGATCCGCGAGCGCTACGTGTAG